Proteins encoded by one window of Arcobacter sp. LA11:
- a CDS encoding Cj0069 family protein — protein sequence MKNTVFVIEYAKGTDKGFDGFRPDTKPILDAIEEVTSYKTEIVFYRPNRKYDLLEYLKEKAVAVISRINPGNLKEVDEYFQFLKALGNAGVEVHTHPDVMINLDFKDILAKLKGTPLGDDETYFYHTYTDFATKFPADLDKYGIRVLKTNYGSTGEGVYLVSKKDDGSIFSVEAVNNQKYYYDDIDEFLHKFEPNFDETVSEYAAYFQGKTGFVGCRYLERIAEGEIRVLLVNDKAISVVHKKPQEGEFSATLFSGAKYKYESPEDPKWKDVINLTMNGLKDLKAYLNGKNYPLLWTMDYILDYNEDGSDKYVLSEINCSCVGITTELQYAKDVAAVFVPKKDKKKK from the coding sequence ATGAAAAACACTGTTTTTGTTATTGAATATGCAAAAGGAACTGACAAAGGATTTGATGGATTTAGACCAGATACTAAACCAATTTTAGATGCGATTGAAGAGGTAACTAGTTATAAGACTGAAATTGTTTTCTATAGACCAAATAGAAAATATGACTTACTAGAGTATTTAAAAGAGAAAGCTGTTGCAGTTATTAGTAGAATCAATCCAGGTAATTTAAAAGAAGTTGATGAGTATTTTCAATTTTTAAAAGCTTTAGGAAATGCAGGTGTTGAAGTTCATACTCATCCAGATGTTATGATTAACTTAGATTTTAAAGATATCCTAGCTAAGTTAAAAGGGACACCTCTAGGTGACGATGAAACTTACTTTTATCATACATATACAGACTTTGCTACAAAATTTCCTGCAGATTTAGACAAGTATGGAATTAGAGTATTAAAAACAAACTATGGATCAACAGGTGAGGGTGTATATCTTGTATCTAAAAAAGATGATGGTTCTATTTTCTCAGTTGAAGCTGTAAATAATCAAAAATACTATTATGATGATATTGATGAGTTTTTACATAAGTTTGAGCCAAACTTTGATGAAACTGTATCAGAATATGCAGCATACTTTCAAGGTAAAACAGGATTTGTTGGATGTAGATATTTAGAAAGAATTGCAGAAGGTGAAATTAGAGTTTTACTTGTAAATGATAAAGCAATTTCTGTTGTACATAAAAAACCTCAAGAAGGTGAATTTTCAGCAACACTATTTAGTGGAGCAAAATATAAATATGAATCACCAGAAGATCCAAAATGGAAAGATGTTATTAATTTAACAATGAATGGATTAAAAGACTTAAAAGCATATTTAAATGGGAAAAACTATCCATTATTATGGACTATGGATTATATCTTAGATTATAATGAAGATGGAAGTGACAAATATGTTCTTTCTGAAATTAATTGTTCTTGTGTTGGTATTACAACAGAATTACAATATGCAAAAGATGTAGCTGCAGTTTTTGTTCCAAAAAAAGATAAAAAGAAAAAATAA
- a CDS encoding beta-ketoacyl-ACP synthase III encodes MAYAAFRSIGAYIPPKIMTNADFEKIIDTTDEWITKRTGIKERRISEENEASSDLGAKAAEQAIERAGIAKEDIDLVICATVTPDYLCMPSTACLIASKLGLPPVMAYDISAACTGFVYATSVAKAFIESGMKKNVLIIGAETYTSILDYTDRGTCFIFGDGAGAAIISATDNKEEAIVDVNCSSDGNYDDLIKTPGGGSKHPCSQEVLDQKMACIKMKGNETFKLAVKTLTADVEVMMKKHNITNEDINHFIPHQANYRIISAVGKALKLTDEQTVVTVDKYGNTSAASIPMAMNYAYEQGRIKAGDTVLFDAFGAGLTWGSALFPFSPNK; translated from the coding sequence ATGGCATATGCGGCTTTTAGATCTATTGGTGCTTACATTCCACCAAAAATTATGACAAATGCAGATTTTGAAAAAATTATAGATACTACAGATGAATGGATTACAAAAAGAACAGGTATTAAAGAAAGACGAATATCTGAAGAAAATGAAGCTTCATCTGATTTAGGGGCAAAAGCAGCAGAACAAGCTATCGAACGTGCTGGAATAGCTAAAGAAGATATTGATTTAGTTATTTGTGCTACTGTTACACCTGATTATTTATGTATGCCATCAACGGCATGTCTTATTGCATCAAAACTTGGACTTCCTCCTGTTATGGCTTATGATATTAGTGCAGCATGTACTGGATTTGTTTATGCAACATCAGTTGCAAAAGCATTTATTGAATCTGGTATGAAAAAAAATGTATTAATTATCGGTGCAGAAACTTATACATCAATTTTAGATTATACTGATAGAGGTACTTGTTTTATTTTTGGAGATGGTGCAGGTGCTGCAATTATCTCTGCAACTGACAATAAAGAAGAAGCTATTGTTGATGTAAATTGTTCAAGTGATGGAAACTATGATGATTTAATTAAAACTCCAGGTGGAGGAAGTAAACATCCATGTTCACAAGAAGTACTTGATCAAAAAATGGCTTGTATTAAAATGAAAGGTAATGAAACTTTCAAACTAGCAGTTAAAACTTTGACAGCAGATGTTGAAGTAATGATGAAAAAACACAATATTACAAATGAAGATATTAATCATTTTATTCCTCACCAAGCAAACTATAGAATTATTAGTGCGGTTGGAAAAGCTTTAAAATTAACAGATGAACAAACAGTTGTTACTGTTGATAAATATGGGAACACTTCAGCAGCATCTATTCCTATGGCAATGAACTATGCATATGAGCAAGGAAGAATAAAAGCAGGTGATACTGTATTATTTGATGCTTTTGGTGCTGGTCTTACTTGGGGGAGTGCTTTATTCCCTTTTTCACCAAATAAATAA
- the plsX gene encoding phosphate acyltransferase PlsX: MLKIAIDAMGGDFGPEPIIDGLIAALQNNNNFTAIAVGDESELKALIPQQFEHRIEIVHTDDIISMHDSATDALKRKESTIYKAIELVKEGTADAIVSAGHSGASMSLATLRIGRIKGVSRPAIATLMPTSENQNTLVLDVGANVDCDAKNLFEFAIMGQAYAKDVLQLDDPIVGLLSNGEEESKGNEVTKEAYELISKIPNFAGNVEGSDIFKGTVDVVVCDGFIGNILLKTAEGVADTIGQILKKNLKRSLISIAGAVLMRKVFKSLKVRVDYAEYGGAPLLGVKSPVIIAHGKSNPKAIKNAIFQAINAASSNLNEDIEQKLNLYK; encoded by the coding sequence ATGCTTAAAATAGCAATAGATGCAATGGGTGGGGACTTCGGTCCTGAGCCTATTATAGATGGCCTTATTGCAGCGTTACAAAACAATAACAACTTTACTGCAATAGCAGTCGGAGATGAAAGCGAACTTAAAGCTTTAATCCCTCAACAATTTGAACACAGAATCGAAATTGTTCATACTGATGATATAATTAGTATGCATGATTCAGCTACAGATGCTCTAAAAAGAAAAGAATCAACAATATATAAAGCAATAGAATTAGTAAAAGAAGGCACAGCAGATGCAATTGTATCCGCGGGACATTCTGGTGCTTCTATGTCTTTAGCAACTCTTAGAATTGGAAGAATTAAAGGTGTAAGCAGACCTGCTATTGCAACTTTAATGCCTACTAGTGAAAATCAAAATACTTTAGTATTAGATGTTGGTGCAAATGTTGATTGTGATGCAAAAAACTTATTTGAGTTTGCAATTATGGGACAAGCATATGCAAAAGATGTTCTTCAACTAGATGATCCAATCGTTGGTTTATTAAGCAATGGAGAAGAAGAATCTAAAGGTAACGAAGTTACAAAAGAAGCATATGAACTAATCTCAAAAATACCAAACTTTGCTGGAAATGTTGAAGGTAGTGATATTTTCAAAGGAACAGTAGATGTTGTTGTTTGTGATGGATTTATTGGTAATATTTTATTAAAAACAGCAGAAGGTGTTGCAGATACTATAGGACAAATTTTAAAGAAAAATCTTAAAAGATCACTTATTTCAATTGCAGGTGCAGTTTTAATGAGAAAAGTATTTAAAAGCCTAAAAGTTAGAGTTGATTATGCCGAATATGGTGGAGCACCACTTCTTGGTGTAAAATCACCTGTGATTATTGCACACGGTAAATCAAACCCTAAAGCTATTAAGAATGCAATTTTTCAAGCTATTAATGCAGCAAGTTCAAACTTAAATGAAGATATTGAACAAAAGTTAAATTTATATAAATAA
- a CDS encoding aspartate carbamoyltransferase catalytic subunit, with protein MQHLITTADFTKEEILNIFDDARIFLDMESSEVLKGKIIVNLFFENSTRTRGAFEMAAKRLGAQVISLDVGTSSTKKGETIFDTVTNINAMGPDAIVIRHSDCNFHKTLIDYVDCPILNAGAGKNAHPTQALLDLFTIVEHYNGDTEGKKVAIIGDIRTSRVAGSNKKLLPRFGMDVSFVAPDCFKSEDPEFKQYDNISEIIDEVDVVMSLRTQLERHNEMYFSSLHEYAKDYCITKDTFGDRDILLLHPGPVNRNVDISDEMLVDPRNKILEQVRNGVAVRMAILKKLVKDQ; from the coding sequence ATGCAGCACTTGATTACTACCGCAGACTTTACAAAAGAAGAAATTCTTAATATTTTTGATGATGCTAGAATATTTTTAGATATGGAATCTAGTGAGGTTTTAAAAGGTAAAATTATTGTAAACCTGTTTTTTGAGAACTCAACAAGAACAAGAGGTGCTTTTGAAATGGCTGCAAAAAGACTTGGTGCTCAAGTAATCTCTTTAGATGTTGGAACTTCTTCAACAAAAAAAGGTGAGACTATCTTTGATACAGTAACAAATATTAACGCCATGGGACCAGATGCAATTGTTATAAGACACTCTGATTGTAATTTTCATAAAACTTTAATTGATTATGTAGATTGTCCAATTTTAAACGCAGGTGCAGGTAAAAATGCTCATCCTACACAAGCTTTATTAGATTTATTTACTATTGTAGAGCACTATAATGGTGATACAGAAGGTAAAAAAGTTGCGATTATTGGAGATATAAGAACTTCAAGAGTTGCTGGTTCTAATAAAAAACTTCTTCCACGATTTGGTATGGATGTAAGTTTTGTTGCTCCTGATTGTTTTAAATCAGAAGATCCTGAGTTCAAACAGTATGATAATATTTCTGAAATTATTGATGAGGTAGATGTTGTTATGAGTTTAAGAACTCAACTTGAACGTCACAATGAAATGTATTTTTCCTCACTTCATGAATATGCAAAAGATTACTGTATTACAAAAGATACTTTTGGAGATAGAGATATTCTTTTATTACACCCAGGACCAGTAAATAGAAATGTTGATATTTCTGACGAGATGTTAGTTGACCCAAGAAATAAAATTTTAGAACAAGTTAGAAATGGTGTTGCAGTTAGAATGGCAATTCTTAAAAAACTTGTTAAAGACCAATAA
- a CDS encoding aminodeoxychorismate synthase component I, whose amino-acid sequence MNEELKNILNKYGSFKEPFFFTISYDLSKFYVKPLKNLPAEISYEINDKVSSKLTKKQRIKKYPISFKEYKKKFDYIQEQIKAGNSYLLNLTSKTQIDSELTLEEIYEKANAKFKLKFFDEFVCFSPEKFIEIKKNKIYTYPMKGTIDSKIPNAEAKILGDTKEMAEHTMVVDLLRNDLGIVSNKIRVDKFRYIDKINAGDKKLLQVSSKISGHLEENWHEKIGDILTSILPAGSITGTPKKKTVEILKDIEDYDRGYYTGIFGVYDGTSLDSGVMIRFIEKDKNGKIYYKSGGGITCDSDTNLEYLELLDKIYLPI is encoded by the coding sequence TTGAACGAAGAATTAAAAAATATATTAAATAAATATGGCTCTTTTAAAGAGCCATTTTTTTTTACTATCTCATATGACCTATCAAAATTTTATGTAAAACCTTTAAAAAATTTACCAGCAGAGATTAGTTACGAGATAAATGATAAAGTCTCTTCAAAACTTACTAAAAAGCAAAGAATAAAAAAATATCCTATATCTTTTAAAGAGTATAAAAAGAAATTTGATTATATTCAAGAGCAAATAAAAGCCGGAAATTCTTATCTTTTAAATCTAACTTCTAAAACACAAATTGATTCAGAACTTACACTCGAAGAAATTTATGAAAAAGCAAATGCAAAATTCAAGTTGAAATTTTTTGATGAATTTGTATGCTTTTCTCCTGAAAAGTTTATAGAGATAAAAAAAAATAAAATCTATACCTATCCTATGAAAGGAACTATTGATTCTAAAATACCAAATGCTGAAGCTAAAATTTTAGGTGATACAAAAGAGATGGCAGAACATACTATGGTTGTAGATTTACTTAGAAATGATTTAGGAATTGTTTCAAATAAAATTAGGGTTGATAAATTTAGATATATTGATAAAATAAATGCTGGAGATAAAAAGCTTTTACAAGTAAGTTCAAAAATCTCAGGTCATTTAGAAGAAAATTGGCATGAAAAAATTGGAGACATCTTAACTTCAATATTACCAGCAGGTTCAATTACAGGAACACCAAAGAAGAAAACTGTTGAAATTCTTAAAGATATAGAAGATTATGATAGAGGTTACTATACGGGTATCTTTGGAGTATATGATGGAACTTCACTTGATTCAGGTGTAATGATAAGATTTATTGAAAAAGATAAAAATGGAAAGATTTACTATAAAAGTGGAGGAGGAATTACTTGTGATTCCGATACAAATTTAGAATACTTAGAGCTACTTGATAAAATTTATTTACCTATTTAA
- a CDS encoding aminotransferase class IV family protein translates to MYYFETIKCEDFEVLNLDYHNKRVANTIGLNINLQEYIYPPSNELLRCKVIYDEEGITDVEYFKYKKREIKSFKIIVEDKINYSKKYVNRTALDNLFNQRENADEIIIIKNDFVTDTSIANIAIHDGSSWITPKTPLLYGTTRARLIEEKRIFEKEITIDMLKNAKKFALMNAMIDFDILEDYSFFL, encoded by the coding sequence ATGTACTATTTTGAAACTATAAAATGTGAAGACTTTGAAGTGTTAAATTTAGATTATCATAATAAAAGAGTTGCAAATACAATTGGTTTAAATATAAATCTTCAAGAGTATATTTACCCACCTTCAAACGAGCTTCTTAGATGTAAGGTTATTTATGATGAAGAAGGTATTACTGATGTTGAATACTTTAAATATAAAAAGAGAGAAATCAAATCATTTAAAATAATAGTTGAAGATAAAATTAATTATTCAAAAAAGTATGTAAATAGAACAGCTCTAGATAACTTATTTAATCAAAGAGAAAATGCAGATGAAATTATCATTATAAAAAATGATTTTGTAACGGATACTTCAATTGCTAATATTGCAATACATGATGGAAGTTCTTGGATAACTCCCAAAACCCCACTTTTATATGGTACGACAAGAGCAAGATTAATTGAAGAAAAAAGAATTTTTGAAAAAGAAATAACTATTGATATGTTAAAAAATGCAAAAAAATTTGCTTTGATGAATGCTATGATTGATTTTGATATTTTAGAAGACTATTCATTTTTTTTATAA
- a CDS encoding PAS domain S-box protein, producing the protein MKNDKKIDKSTIFNDLFDNTYVGILVVDSNRNIILTNKRCYELFGYQEDELIGKNSSIFHLNNDEYLKFGEVAFKHVLDKKPMSVNFQVKKKDGTLFWAKISGDPIKHQEHILWTIVDITETYKIQEQLIEQSTLLKTVINETPYPIVLKNYNAKFVLVNEATAKLYKSNPDEMIGKDDGDYIPDKEMADFFRKNVQEIMNEGKTRIVYEDSIDVETNKVKHFMSIKKPFKNKDGENFILVLANDITELTNKNEELIKKEKLLFQQSKMAAMGEMISNIAHQWRQPLSMISTAATGAKLQNELGVLEKEELNNTLEKINLSTQHLSETIDGFRNYFQKDKKVINFNIEDAWNETINLIYMRIRNNSINIIKEIHTPNIKSFKNEFIQIFMNIINNSIDALSEIKEKRYLIIQSESTDNEIIIKIKDNAGGIDKDILEKIFDPYFTTKHQSQGTGIGLYMTEEIIVKHLNGEIFAQNIEFEIDNKLQKGVQFTIKLPIDKKL; encoded by the coding sequence ATGAAGAACGATAAAAAGATAGATAAATCTACTATTTTTAATGACTTATTTGATAACACTTATGTAGGTATATTAGTAGTTGATTCAAATAGAAATATCATTCTTACAAACAAAAGATGTTATGAATTATTTGGATATCAAGAAGATGAACTTATAGGGAAAAACTCTTCAATTTTTCATTTAAATAATGATGAATATTTAAAATTCGGAGAAGTTGCTTTCAAACATGTACTTGATAAAAAACCAATGAGTGTAAACTTTCAAGTAAAAAAGAAAGATGGAACACTATTTTGGGCTAAAATATCTGGCGATCCAATAAAGCATCAAGAGCATATTTTATGGACAATTGTAGATATTACAGAAACATATAAAATTCAAGAACAATTAATAGAACAATCTACACTACTAAAAACGGTAATTAATGAAACTCCTTACCCCATTGTCTTAAAAAACTATAATGCAAAATTCGTTTTAGTAAATGAGGCTACTGCTAAACTCTATAAATCAAATCCAGATGAAATGATAGGGAAAGATGATGGAGATTATATACCAGATAAAGAAATGGCAGACTTCTTTAGAAAAAATGTTCAAGAAATAATGAATGAAGGTAAAACAAGAATTGTTTATGAAGATTCAATAGATGTAGAAACAAATAAAGTAAAACATTTTATGTCTATAAAAAAGCCTTTTAAAAATAAAGATGGTGAAAATTTTATTTTAGTTCTTGCAAATGATATAACAGAATTAACAAACAAAAATGAGGAACTTATAAAAAAAGAAAAACTTCTTTTTCAGCAATCTAAAATGGCCGCAATGGGAGAAATGATTTCTAATATAGCCCATCAATGGAGACAACCATTATCAATGATATCAACAGCTGCAACAGGTGCAAAATTACAAAATGAATTAGGTGTTCTTGAAAAAGAAGAATTAAATAACACTTTAGAAAAAATAAATTTATCTACACAACATCTTTCAGAAACTATTGATGGTTTTAGAAACTATTTTCAGAAAGATAAAAAAGTTATAAACTTTAATATAGAAGATGCTTGGAATGAAACAATAAATTTAATCTATATGAGAATAAGAAATAATAGTATTAATATTATTAAAGAAATCCATACGCCAAATATAAAAAGTTTTAAAAATGAATTTATACAAATTTTTATGAATATAATCAATAATTCAATTGATGCACTCTCAGAAATAAAAGAAAAAAGATATTTAATAATTCAATCTGAATCTACAGATAATGAAATCATAATAAAAATAAAAGATAATGCAGGAGGAATAGATAAAGATATTCTTGAAAAAATTTTTGACCCATATTTTACTACAAAACATCAATCACAAGGAACTGGTATTGGATTATACATGACAGAAGAAATTATAGTTAAACATCTAAATGGAGAAATTTTTGCACAAAATATAGAATTTGAGATTGATAATAAACTGCAAAAAGGTGTGCAATTTACTATAAAACTTCCTATTGATAAAAAGCTATAA
- a CDS encoding HD domain-containing phosphohydrolase, with translation MFRIRIRPTILFIFSLVVFFAVVMTLGLQYYFSKQLATDMVIKNVKNLSVNTDERLENMDNYSSELISILELSSGIDDLSNKFNSSKILKKMAISMKNKEYIYAIYFGFSNGDFFELINLPNDNSNLKNRFEAKDNERWLGINIINIDNKTTEIKTFFEKDFKISRKIVGTTEYNPTKRPWYINALKSNTLIKTRPYMFANLKSNGITYAKKIPDLNDEVVIGIDISLKNLSNFLKSQIDIEGSYIYLVNDEGKVIVSSTEENKLDKKLTTLLKSLNSEKLNEIEINGNDYFVVQSTINSKFYNKEHLYMLIPRDKIMDPINLKILYAIGLNAIFMSIFTPILWYSSKPIVNPIYELEKENEKIRDRKFDEVKLVKTRIKEVYHLSKSLLTMSDSIKEYQDSQIKLMDSFIALIASAIDSKSEYTGGHCNRVPILTLMLAQAASDNNDGIFKEFKLKNEDEKRELSIAAWLHDCGKITTPEYIVDKATKLETIYNRIHEIRTRFEVIYRDLIIESYKKLEDGEGKPEVAKWLESEQKQLISDFEFIANTNIGSEFMKEEDKNRIVEISKRTWARYFDDTLGLSKDEKLRYKKEDSSIENLLSDKQRHIIKRNNFNEEEYLEKGFKLAVPENMYNLGEVYNLSISKGTLTDEERFKINEHIIMTIKMLEHLPFPEHLKKVPEYAGAHHETLIGTGYPKKLTKEDMSIPARIMAVADIFEALTAKDRPYKDAKTLSESIKILSFMVKDKHIDEDVFKLFLESKVYLDYAKEYLSSEQIDSVDIKKYI, from the coding sequence ATGTTTAGAATTAGAATTAGACCAACAATATTATTTATTTTTTCATTAGTTGTGTTTTTTGCAGTAGTAATGACTTTAGGTTTACAATATTATTTTTCTAAGCAATTAGCCACTGATATGGTTATAAAAAATGTTAAAAATCTTTCTGTTAATACTGATGAGAGATTGGAAAATATGGATAACTATAGTAGTGAATTAATATCTATCCTAGAACTTTCTTCAGGGATTGATGATTTATCAAATAAATTTAATTCATCTAAAATTTTGAAAAAAATGGCAATTTCAATGAAAAATAAAGAGTATATTTATGCGATATATTTCGGGTTTTCAAATGGAGATTTTTTTGAATTGATAAACCTTCCTAATGATAATTCAAATTTAAAGAATAGATTTGAAGCTAAAGATAATGAAAGATGGCTTGGAATAAATATAATAAATATAGATAATAAAACTACAGAGATAAAAACATTTTTTGAAAAAGATTTTAAGATAAGTAGAAAAATTGTTGGGACTACTGAATATAATCCTACTAAAAGACCTTGGTATATAAATGCATTAAAGAGTAATACCCTTATAAAAACAAGACCTTATATGTTTGCAAACTTAAAAAGTAATGGAATAACATATGCAAAAAAAATACCTGATCTTAATGATGAAGTGGTTATTGGTATAGATATATCTTTAAAGAACTTATCTAACTTTTTAAAAAGTCAAATAGATATAGAAGGAAGTTATATTTATTTGGTTAATGATGAAGGTAAAGTTATTGTATCAAGTACAGAGGAAAATAAACTAGATAAAAAATTGACAACGCTTTTAAAATCATTAAATTCAGAAAAATTAAATGAAATTGAGATTAATGGCAATGATTATTTTGTAGTTCAATCTACAATAAATTCTAAGTTTTATAATAAAGAACATTTATATATGCTTATCCCTAGAGATAAGATAATGGATCCTATAAATCTAAAGATTTTATATGCTATTGGGTTAAATGCAATCTTTATGAGTATCTTTACTCCTATTTTATGGTATTCATCTAAACCTATTGTTAATCCAATTTATGAGTTAGAAAAAGAAAATGAAAAAATTCGTGATAGAAAATTTGATGAGGTTAAATTAGTAAAAACACGAATTAAAGAAGTTTATCATTTATCCAAATCTTTACTTACAATGTCTGATTCAATTAAAGAGTATCAAGATTCTCAAATAAAACTAATGGATTCTTTTATAGCTTTGATTGCAAGTGCAATTGATTCTAAGTCGGAATATACAGGCGGACATTGTAATAGAGTTCCTATTTTAACTCTTATGTTAGCTCAAGCTGCATCGGATAATAATGATGGTATTTTTAAAGAATTTAAACTAAAAAATGAAGATGAGAAAAGAGAATTAAGTATTGCTGCATGGTTACATGATTGTGGAAAGATTACAACTCCAGAATATATAGTAGATAAAGCTACAAAGCTAGAAACTATTTATAATAGAATACATGAAATAAGAACTCGTTTTGAAGTGATTTATAGAGATTTAATTATTGAATCATATAAAAAGCTTGAAGATGGAGAAGGAAAACCAGAGGTAGCAAAATGGCTTGAATCTGAACAAAAACAACTTATCTCTGATTTTGAATTTATTGCTAATACAAATATAGGTTCTGAATTTATGAAAGAGGAAGATAAAAACAGAATAGTAGAAATATCAAAAAGAACATGGGCAAGATACTTTGATGATACTTTAGGTCTTTCAAAAGATGAAAAACTTAGATATAAAAAAGAAGATAGTAGTATTGAAAATTTATTAAGTGATAAACAAAGACATATTATAAAAAGAAATAACTTTAATGAAGAAGAGTATTTAGAAAAAGGATTTAAATTAGCAGTTCCAGAAAATATGTATAATTTAGGTGAGGTATATAATTTATCTATATCTAAAGGAACTCTAACAGATGAAGAAAGATTTAAAATTAATGAGCATATTATTATGACTATTAAAATGTTGGAACATCTTCCTTTTCCTGAACATTTAAAAAAAGTTCCAGAATATGCAGGAGCTCATCATGAAACACTAATTGGTACAGGTTATCCTAAAAAACTCACAAAAGAAGATATGTCAATCCCTGCTAGAATAATGGCAGTTGCAGATATTTTTGAAGCTTTAACTGCAAAAGATAGGCCTTATAAAGATGCAAAAACATTATCAGAATCTATAAAAATATTAAGTTTTATGGTAAAAGATAAACATATTGATGAGGATGTATTTAAACTATTCTTAGAAAGTAAAGTATATTTGGATTATGCGAAAGAATATTTATCTTCCGAACAAATTGATAGTGTTGATATAAAGAAATATATTTAA
- a CDS encoding transglutaminase-like cysteine peptidase, with amino-acid sequence MKQLILLILISTISLSAKSITLSNDDLRIIKSSTKEKAITIRLIKYLELKKKIKDFRLLKKLSHVNAFYNKILPINDATKYKVDDHWATPKEFLINGKGDCEDYAIAKYFTLLETGIPKEKLFLSVVKVRGEASYHMILLYIENKKAMPLVLDNLSFKVVPFDIRKKLEPQFIFNEKAAYILKNKKIHKKVKINWGKVDKWSLLLNRVYKKNE; translated from the coding sequence ATGAAACAATTAATTTTACTTATTTTAATATCTACAATTTCTTTATCAGCTAAAAGTATAACTTTAAGCAATGATGATTTAAGAATTATAAAATCCTCAACAAAAGAAAAAGCTATTACTATTAGATTAATAAAATATCTCGAATTAAAAAAGAAAATAAAAGATTTTAGATTATTAAAAAAACTCTCTCATGTAAATGCTTTTTATAATAAAATATTACCAATTAATGATGCAACAAAATACAAAGTAGACGATCATTGGGCAACTCCAAAAGAGTTCTTAATAAATGGAAAAGGTGATTGTGAAGATTATGCTATTGCAAAATACTTTACACTTTTAGAAACTGGTATTCCAAAAGAAAAACTATTTTTAAGTGTTGTAAAAGTAAGAGGTGAAGCAAGTTATCACATGATATTACTTTATATAGAAAATAAAAAAGCCATGCCTTTAGTACTTGATAACCTAAGTTTTAAAGTAGTTCCTTTTGATATAAGAAAGAAACTAGAACCTCAATTTATATTTAATGAAAAAGCTGCATATATTCTAAAAAATAAAAAAATACATAAGAAAGTTAAAATCAACTGGGGGAAAGTTGATAAATGGAGTCTTCTATTAAATAGAGTTTATAAAAAAAATGAATAG
- a CDS encoding S9 family peptidase, whose amino-acid sequence MTDINKTLLKYNNFEDTYKYAYIGIPKGYGGLEKAYYGTLNKFKKKYPNFIADKKIPTLLFMHGSKGLTKGKIYRKWIVEEAGFIFFAPNSFKIENRPTYNTPAKMSAYEAVHKVRQAEIHFNLEKLKSVSFIDEEHLFLMGNSEGGLAAAAFKGREFKARIITAYSCENGYYSKDFKIGAKKNEPFLNIIGTHDEYFGKNSKPNENHEIKGHCTKALMKYKNAKVIILPQTKHDITTNIYVKKDIIHFLKFWSRD is encoded by the coding sequence TTGACAGATATAAACAAAACACTTTTAAAATATAATAATTTTGAAGATACGTATAAATATGCATATATAGGTATTCCAAAAGGTTATGGTGGATTAGAAAAAGCATATTATGGGACATTAAATAAATTTAAAAAAAAATATCCTAATTTTATAGCAGATAAAAAAATCCCCACTCTACTCTTTATGCACGGTTCTAAAGGACTTACAAAAGGAAAAATTTACAGAAAATGGATAGTTGAAGAAGCTGGTTTTATATTTTTTGCACCAAATTCATTTAAAATTGAAAATAGACCAACTTATAATACTCCTGCAAAAATGAGTGCTTATGAAGCTGTTCATAAAGTAAGACAAGCTGAGATTCATTTTAATCTTGAAAAACTGAAAAGTGTGAGTTTTATTGATGAAGAGCATCTTTTTCTAATGGGAAACTCAGAAGGTGGGTTAGCAGCTGCTGCTTTTAAAGGAAGAGAATTTAAAGCAAGGATTATCACTGCTTATTCTTGTGAAAATGGATACTACTCAAAAGATTTTAAAATAGGTGCTAAAAAAAATGAACCTTTTTTAAATATTATCGGAACACATGATGAATATTTTGGTAAAAATTCAAAACCAAATGAAAATCATGAAATAAAAGGACATTGTACAAAAGCATTGATGAAATACAAAAATGCAAAAGTAATTATACTACCTCAAACAAAACATGATATTACTACAAATATATATGTAAAAAAAGATATTATCCACTTCTTAAAATTTTGGAGTAGGGATTAA